The genomic window TCGCCGCTGTCATCATTCCCGTACTCCTAGGCTTATTATGGTTAACGGACCCTGCCCTCGTCTTTTATATAGGTGCGGGTTTTGCCGTATGTTCCTTTATTTTAGCGCTCAATGTTCCGCGCCATCCTGAACCCGGTAATGAAACCTTATGGTCTTGGTCAGGCAAAAATGCGAAAACCATCGCCAATATTGTCAAATAAAGCGGCATAATCATTGGATAGGGAATAAGCTAAAGGCGTAATCTAAGGTATGAGAACGCCATGCCCTCCACCATAATGCAGGTTCAAGGATTATTCACCCGATGAAGGATTCAGATATTTTAATGTTGGCAGAAGAAGGCGAATCGACCTCCGAGGTCTCAGCCCGTAAAAAGGCCCTGCTTCTCGGGCGCCAATTGGGTTTAGCCAGTGAGCAAGATTATCGCCCCGCAAACGCTTCCATTGCAGAGCGAGCGCAACATAGGGCACGCAAGCTGTCGAGCCAATATCAGGCCAATGTGGAAACTATCTTTGCCCTAGCTTTGAGCTACACCCCATCGGATGTAACGGGTGTCGACCTTGATCCCGACTGGAGCCACCAGTTCTTTCTGATGGCGGAGCAGATCCATAACCGCAAGATGCAGGATCTGTGGGCACGTATTTTATCGAGCGAAATTGTTAATCCAGGGAATTTCAGCCTGCGAACCCTTGCGCTCCTTAAGCAATTAACCCACAGGGAAGCCCAAATACTGGAAAAAGCCCTCGGTATGGCGGCTAAGGTGAATAACGAACAGCGGCTAAAACTCATCAGTGGTTATCGGCTATCCGGCGGGATTGGGCAATACTTTAGAAAAACGACCTCGGTCAATTTAGGCTTATCCCAGTTTGGCCTGCCCTATTCCAGCATCTTGACCTTAGTCGATGCGGGCATACTGCACAGTAGCGAATTTGAAACAGGCCTACTGACCAGCAAAACCCCTATCCAATTCACTATGCCAGGGATACAGATGAAGTTAACCCCCAAGAACGGTAACTTACTGTTTAGCTATTATCGCTTAACGCCGATTGGTGATGAACTCGCCCAGCTGGTGCAGCCTAAGGCAGATCAAGAATACCTAAAGGCACTGCAGATTTTATTTGCCAAAGATTTTAAAATCGAATAATGGTCAGCTCTTTGCGCCAATCTTTGCCATAAAAATAGGCGCCATTGGGCGCCTATTTTATTAATTTTAAAGCATATTGTTTTTAAGATACTTTTACCTTATCAGCATTAATCACGCTGATCGCGGTTAAGTAATCGATAAGCGCTCTCACTTGGCTCGCCAAATCGCCTTTACTGGTATCTATGGTTAATTCCGCCGCTAATGGCGCCTCATAGGGTGATGAAATCCCTGTGAAATTACTTATCTCACCACTGCGTGCTTTAACGTACAACCCCTTAGGATCCCGCTGCTCACACACACTTAATGGCGTAGACACATGCACCTCAATAAACTGCCCCGCCGGGAAACGGGCACGAATGCTGTCGCGCTCTTCACGGGTCGGGGAAATAAAGGCCGATAACACCACAAGCCCCGCATCCACCATTAACTTGGCGACTTCACCCACACGGCGTAGATTCTCGTCCCGATCTTCTACGGTAAACCCTAAGTCTTTACACAGACCATGGCGCACATTATCGCCATCGAGCAAATAAGTGTGGAATCCCGCCTCAAATAATGCCCGCTCTAACGCCCCTGCTAGGGTCGACTTGCCCGCCCCAGAAAGTCCCGTAAACCAGAGTAATACTGGGTTTTGGCCCTTTTGTTCGGCCCTGGCTGCTTGATCGACAAGATGTTGATGCCACACGATATTGGTCATAAATAATCCTCACTTCCTTCGGTATCCTTGGCGATTTCAATATAAAAGTCCAAGGGCACTCAATTCACTCTAGGGCTAAAACGGAAAGATAATAGGCACCATAAAAATCACTATCAGGGAATACAGCACTGAGAGTGGTAACCCTAAACGCACGAAATCACTGAAATGGTAATTTCCCGCATTAAACACCATCAAATTGGTCTGATAGCCATAGGGCGAAATAAAGCTCGCGCTGGCACCAAAGACTACGGCCATAATAAAGGGTCTTACATCGACACCGTAATTAAGCGCAATCGCATAGGCGATCGGGAAAGCCAGCGCCGCCGCCGCGTTGTTAGTGACCAGTTCAGTCAACAACAAGGTCATCAAATACACACCGACAAAGGCGCCAAATGCCCCATAACCATTGATAACCGAGAGCAATCCTTGGGCTAAACTGTCCGCAAGGCCGGTGCTCATCATCAAGTTAGCGAGGCCTAAGGCGCTCCCCACTATCACCACTAATTCCAATGGGAAACGGCGTTTAAGCTCAGTAAGCGTGACAGCGCCGATGGCAAAATAACTGAGCAGCAAGAGCACTAAACCTTTAGCCAATGGCAATACGCCAGTGACACTCAAGGCGATAGTGGCCACAAAACCTAGCAATACAAATTGGCTACGGCGGCTATCTAAGCGCACATTCAAATCTAGGCCACTGATAGCGGCAAACTCTGAGCTGAGCTTAGTGCTGGTACGAAAACCATCCCCAGGCGTCAGTAGTAGCACATCACCGGGTTGCAGAATAATGTCACCGAGCCCGCCCTTTAGTGGATGATGCCCACGGCGAATCGCCATCACGGCCGCATCGAACTGTTCACGAAAACGCGACTCTTTCAACGAACTGCCGACTAAACTGGATGATGGCGCAAGCACGGCTTCAACCAGATTTTGCCCCTTGGCCTGATGCTTACCAAACCAATCTAAACCATCGAATTGATGTAATAATTCCACCGACTCCACCGCGCCGCTAAAGCGCAGCACATCGTCCGCTTGCAGCACTAACTGGGGCGGCACAGGGCAAATACAAATGCCGCTGCGTTCTAATTCAACTAGATATAACTTCTTCAATGCCCTGAGCTTGTTATCCACCACACTGCGACCGACTAAGGACGAACCTTTGGCCACATGGGCTTCGAGTAGATAGGGCAAGGTTTCATCCCCCGACTCTTCCCGTCTGTCGGGCAAGGTATTGGCCAGTAGGATTAGTAGCAGCATACCTGCGATCACTATCACCACAGCGACCGGTGTAAACTCGAAAAAACCTAAGGCGGGTAAGCCTGCGTTTTCCACAAAGGAGTTCACAATCAAGTTGGTCGAAGTACCGATCAGCGTCAGTGTGCCACCTAAAATTGCCGCATAATTTAGTGGTAACAACAACTTAGCGGGTGCGTGGGCCTGATTGCGCCGTACAACGCCAATGAGCGACGCCACGACCGCAGTGTTATTGGTAAAGGACGACAACAAAGCCGTCGACAACCCAAGCTTTGCAAGTGTCATAGGCAAAGAACTATTGCCTATGACTTGACTCAACTTACCGAGTAGAGAGGTTTTTTCTAAGGCCGTTGCCGCCAATACCAATAATACTAATGTGACTAAGCCAATATTTGTAAAGCTTGTTAATGCGGTATCGAGCGCCACCATACCCAACAGATAGCAGAGTAAAAAAGCGAATAAAAACAATGCTGCTGGGTTGATTCGGCCGCTAACTAAGCCGGCCACTAAGCCAAACAAAATAAGCGCTAATAGCCACAAATCAGTCACTAATTAAGCTCCAAGCTTTGTGATATCAATGGCTTGCCAATGTGGGAAGTGTTTACGCACTAAAGCATTAAACTCAACCTCAAAGGCACTAAATTGTGAAGACACTTGCTTGCTCACATGTTGACCCGATACCACCATCACAGCGGCAACCGTCGCATTACTCAAGCGGTCGATTAAGATCATCCCGCCCGTATCACGCACTAACGAATAAGCATCGAACACTATGTCTTCGGTCAGTTCTAAGGTCACACGGGCAATGGCGTTTAAGCTAAGCGTATCCGCAGCGCTGCGTGCTAAGGTGTTAACGTCAACCACATAATCGATAGCAGTCACAGAGGCTTGTGTCTTCTTACCCGCGACTTTAATGTCGTATAACTGGCCGAGTTGTAATGGCTTTTCATCCATCCAGACGATATCCGCAGTGATCTGATTTGCCACCGCAGGGGCAGAATCTGGCTTGGCCAATAAATCTCCACGGGAAATATCAATTTCATCCTCGAGCGTAATAGTCACAGCTTGGCCCGCAACTGCTTCCTTAAGATCGCCATCGAAGGTGACAATACGGTCAACCTTACTGCGTTTGCCCGAAGGTAAAGCGACTAACTCGTCGCCAACCTTGATGATGCCTGAGGCTAAAGTGCCTGCAAAACCGCGAAAATCTAAGTGAGGGCGCGACACATATTGCACCGGGAAACGCACGGGCAATGCACTGAGTTCGCGTTGAGTATCAATGGTTTCTAACAGTTCAAGCAGTGTACCGCCTTGATACCAGTCGCTTTGAGTGCTGCGCTCTACCACGTTGTCACCATTAAGCGCCGATAAGGGCACAAAGTGGATATCAAGGTTACCGAAATCTTTCACGAAATCCGTAAAATCGGCGCGAATACGGTTGAATACTTGCTCGTCAAACCCCAGTAAATCCATCTTGTTTACGGCCACCACGAAGTGACGAATGCCCAGTAATGAGGCAATAAACGCATGGCGCTTAGTTTGAGTCTGCACGCCGTAGCGGGCATCGACTAAGATCACCGCTAAATCACAGGTTGATGCACCCGTGGCCATGTTGCGGGTGTACTGCTCATGCCCTGGCGTATCGGCGATGATGAACTTACGCTTATCACTTGAAAAATAACGATAAGCCACATCGATAGTGATGCCCTGCTCGCGCTCGGCTTGCAAACCATCCACCAGCAAGGCCAAATCTATCGCTTCACCTGTGGTGCCCATCTTAGCGCTGTCGCTCTTTAGGCTCGCTAATTGATCTTCATAGATCTGCGCGCTGTCGTGTAACAGTCGGCCGATTAAGGTGCTTTTGCCATCATCGACACTGCCACAGGTTAAAAAGCGCAACAGACCTTTATGTTGCTGCTGGGCTAAATATTCTTTCACCCCATGGAGGCTAATTTCCGCCGCCATACGATTGGTTTTGTTGACTGCTTTATCCATCGTTATCTCACTCTTGATCTGCTTGGCTAAAGGTCGCGCTTTACTTGCGCCACCTTCGCGAAATAGGGTTAACCTGAGGCTTGATTAGAAGTAGCCTTGACGCTTCTTCTGCTCCATGGAGGCACTTTGATCTGAGTCGATCAATCGGCCCTGGCGTTCACTTGAACGGGTTAACAGCATTTCTTCAATAATCTTCTCTAGGCTATCGGCCTCGGAGTGCATGGCCGCCGTGAGTGGGTAACAACCTAAGGTCCTAAAACGTACCACTTCTTCTTTAATCTGCTCGCCTTCGGCTAATTGCATCCGCTCGTCATCGGCTAAAATCAGCTGACCACCGCGCTCAACCACGGGTCGTTTTGCGGCAAAGTACAAAGGCACTAACTCTATGTTTTCTTGGTAGATATACTGCCAAATATCCAATTCTGTCCAGTTAGATAACGGGAACACGCGAATACTTTCGCCCTTGTTTACCGCGCCGTTATAGGTGCGCCACAATTCTGGGCGTTGGTTTTTAGGGTCCCATCTGTGGTGACGGTCGCGAAAGGAATACACCCGCTCTTTGGCGCGGGATTTTTCTTCATCGCGGCGAGCGCCACCGAAGGCCGCATCAAAACCGTATTGGTTCAGTGCTTGCTTTAAACCTTGGGTTTTCATGATGTCAGTGTGTTTCGCACTGCCATGGTCGAAGGGGTTAATCCCCTGGGCCAAACCTTCTGGGTTGATGTGGGTCAGTAACTCGAAGCCAAATTTCTTGGCCTGGGCATCACGAAACGCGATCATCTCTTTGAATTTCCAGCCCGTATCAACATGCAGCAGCGGGAATGGGATCTTGCCCGGATAAAAGGCTTTACGCGCTAAGTGCAACATAACGGAAGAATCTTTCCCGATGGAATACAACATCACAGGATTGTCGAATTCGGCTGCAACTTCACGAATGATCTGGATACTCTCGGCTTCCAGTTGTTGTAAGTGGCTTAATTCACGCCCGGCCATACTATTCTCCGTTTACCTTAAATTTGCTGCATTGACACAGCATGATTACTTAATTTGTGACTTATTTTGTTAATTTGTCGAGACTTTTGTTATCTGAGTCAGTTCATGCTGGCACTGGGCACTGTCTATGGCTTCTGGATTGAACCAATTAAGCGTCGCTGAAAGTGCAACCACTTCACCTATGATTATCAGGGCTGGCATTTGTAATTCGGGATCGGCGGCAAGCTGTTCAAGCTCACCTAAACGGCCGATAAAACGACGTTGTTCTTTAGTGGTTGCCTTTGAGACTATCGCCACGGGTGTTTCCGGGCTTCGGCCCGCATCGACGAGACCTTGGCGAATAATGCCCGCGTTAAGTATCCCCATATACACGACTAAGGTATTGTTAGAATTAGCATAACCCTGCCAATCCATAGGGCGGCTTTCTAACTGACAATGGCCAGTGATAAAAGTGACGCCTTGGGCGTGATCTCTGTGGGTCAGCGGGATACCCGCATAGGCCGAAGTGCCACTGGCGGCGGTAATGCCGGGGACGACTTCAAATTCTACCCCGGCTTCGACTAAGGTTTGCAGCTCTTCGCCGCCGCGACCGAAGATAAAAGGATCACCTCCTTTAAGGCGAACCACATTCTTACGGGTATAGGCTTTAGTGACAAGTAGCTGATTAATATCATCTTGGGCGGCACTGTGTTTGCCAGCACGCTTACCAACGGCAATCTTCTCGGCTTCTTTGGGAATAAGTTCGAGAATATCTTGGCTGACTAAGGCATCGTATAACACCACATCGGCGACCTTAAGAATCCGCCATGCCTTTAGTGTTAACAGCTCAACATCTCCGGGGCCTGCGCCAACCAGCCACACTTTGCCTTTGGCCTTTTGGCCCGGTAAAGATAAAACTTCCATCACATTCCCCAAGATCACGTTAGTCTGGTAGAAATATAGCGCCTCTTATATTCCATAATAAATAGATAATTATTAGTTTTTATATCTTTTAGATATAACGCAGTATTTAGTGACAGAAACCAACATAAAAAAGTGCCGAATAGATGCAATAAATCCAAGACAAAAATATAATAACCAATTAAATTTATTAAACTTTTAAATCTAAATGCTAATATCTTTGCTCAATAGGGACATACAAGAACTGCTATTCTGGCACTATGTTATTGCCAAAAATTCTACTCATCTCCCTGAATGTTTGAGCTAAATCTACGTTTAACCGAGTCAAGTGCAACCATAGCTTAGGTATAAGTAACAGTGAATACATTAACTAGTGTTAAGCTAGGACGTTGATTGTAGAAAGCATAAGACTGACAAACACATCAAGGAGGGCGGATGTTCCCATTTTATAGAGCTATCGCGTTAGTAGGGCTATTCACTTGTGCGGGGCTGCATGCCGAAGAGTCCCTAGTGAAAGACAGAGTAAAGGATGAACTGGCAACAGCAGAGCTTCCCTTTGTTATCACACCGCATAAAGTCAATTACATCTTGCCTGTCACCTACAGTCCCGATCCTAATATGGAGCCCTTTACCGAAGATGCGGCCGAAAATGATTACACTTTGGATAATGTTGAAGCTAAGTTCCAGATAAGTTTCAAGTTTCCTATTTGGTACAATGTATTTGGTGACAATGGTCATCTGTTTTTTGCCTATACCAACCAATCCTATTGGCAAGTGTATAACAAGGATATCTCATCCCCCTTCCGTGAAACTAACCACGAACCCGAAGTCTTTATGCTGTTTAATAACGATTGGAAAATCGGCAGTGTCACTAACTCTTTCTGGGGCTTTGGTGCCGTCCATCAATCTAATGGTAAGTCGGGGGATCTTTCCCGGAGTTGGAATCGACTCTATGCCACTATGATTTTCGATGCCGGCCCGCTCGCTTTCTCAACAAGAGTGTGGTGGCGAATTCCGGAAGATGAAAAAACCGATCCCACTCAGCCCCAAGGCGACGATAATCCAGATATCGAAGAGTACATAGGCAGGGCTGAATTTGTCGGTGTCTATGGCATAGATGAACATAGATTCACTCTCACCCTCAAAAGTAATCTAAAGGATATCGACAGAGGTTCGGCAGAATTAACCTGGAGCTATCCGATTGCAGGTAATCTACGCTTTTATACTCAATACTTTAATGGATATGGTGAGAGCCTGATCGACTACAACTACCATAACCAACGCATCGGGATCGGAGTGTCACTCAATGATATTCTTTAAGGTGACAGCGGACAAAAATCAGCCATAATTCTATGCCGACTCGACCAGCACTATAGATGAATATGAGTTTTAGCTACCGCAGCATAGTCACATTACTCACTGCCATTATCCTCGCGAGCTTAATTAAGCTCGCGTTTTTTGCTCTGCCTGACGAAACACTTAGCCCTGAATTAAGTGCGCAGGATATACGACAAGATCTCTTTGCATTACTCGACCAAATTGAGCAACACTCGGCGTTTTATGCCTTAAATCCACCTAAAAACACCGAACAACTCACCCATATGGCAACGCTCATTGCCGAGCAATACCAAGATCTTACGCCCAATGGCAGGTTCGCAGCTGAGGTAACTAAACTACTCAATACCATGAAAGATCCTGGCTCCCAAGTCAGCAACTTTGACGATAATGGTGGTAACCTGCCCCTAACTCTCAGGCCGATAAACGAGCAATGGCTCGCATTAGATGCTAAAAATAGCCCTATTAATCCTGATTTCCCCTTTATTACCCATATCGATGGTCTGCCTTTAAGTAAATGGGTCACGGCGAGCCAAGCCTACCTGCCTGAACCCGCAAAAGAGAGCCAAGAGATGCAATTACCTTGGCTTAAAAAGCTCAATTTGTTACGGGAAGATTTAGGGCTCAGTCTCAAACCCTATGTACTGATCACCTTAATTAATGACGAGTTGCAAACCCAGCAGGTGACCCTAGCCTTACCTCAAAAATCACCACGCAATCACGCAGCGGTGACGACCAATACTGAGGCCTCGGAACCTACAGCTAGCGAACTTTTAACTCAACTTTCCCAATTAAAATCTGCAATATTGCCAAAAACGGCTTACCCATTAGAAACCATCAACAACACCACAGTGAGACTAAGGATCGACGATCTCTATGCTTTCGAGCGGGACAAGACACAACAACAAGCCCTGATTGAAGGCATGAAACAG from Shewanella putrefaciens includes these protein-coding regions:
- the cobA gene encoding uroporphyrinogen-III C-methyltransferase; the encoded protein is MEVLSLPGQKAKGKVWLVGAGPGDVELLTLKAWRILKVADVVLYDALVSQDILELIPKEAEKIAVGKRAGKHSAAQDDINQLLVTKAYTRKNVVRLKGGDPFIFGRGGEELQTLVEAGVEFEVVPGITAASGTSAYAGIPLTHRDHAQGVTFITGHCQLESRPMDWQGYANSNNTLVVYMGILNAGIIRQGLVDAGRSPETPVAIVSKATTKEQRRFIGRLGELEQLAADPELQMPALIIIGEVVALSATLNWFNPEAIDSAQCQHELTQITKVSTN
- the cysN gene encoding sulfate adenylyltransferase subunit CysN; translated protein: MDKAVNKTNRMAAEISLHGVKEYLAQQQHKGLLRFLTCGSVDDGKSTLIGRLLHDSAQIYEDQLASLKSDSAKMGTTGEAIDLALLVDGLQAEREQGITIDVAYRYFSSDKRKFIIADTPGHEQYTRNMATGASTCDLAVILVDARYGVQTQTKRHAFIASLLGIRHFVVAVNKMDLLGFDEQVFNRIRADFTDFVKDFGNLDIHFVPLSALNGDNVVERSTQSDWYQGGTLLELLETIDTQRELSALPVRFPVQYVSRPHLDFRGFAGTLASGIIKVGDELVALPSGKRSKVDRIVTFDGDLKEAVAGQAVTITLEDEIDISRGDLLAKPDSAPAVANQITADIVWMDEKPLQLGQLYDIKVAGKKTQASVTAIDYVVDVNTLARSAADTLSLNAIARVTLELTEDIVFDAYSLVRDTGGMILIDRLSNATVAAVMVVSGQHVSKQVSSQFSAFEVEFNALVRKHFPHWQAIDITKLGA
- a CDS encoding SLC13 family permease, which gives rise to MTDLWLLALILFGLVAGLVSGRINPAALFLFAFLLCYLLGMVALDTALTSFTNIGLVTLVLLVLAATALEKTSLLGKLSQVIGNSSLPMTLAKLGLSTALLSSFTNNTAVVASLIGVVRRNQAHAPAKLLLPLNYAAILGGTLTLIGTSTNLIVNSFVENAGLPALGFFEFTPVAVVIVIAGMLLLILLANTLPDRREESGDETLPYLLEAHVAKGSSLVGRSVVDNKLRALKKLYLVELERSGICICPVPPQLVLQADDVLRFSGAVESVELLHQFDGLDWFGKHQAKGQNLVEAVLAPSSSLVGSSLKESRFREQFDAAVMAIRRGHHPLKGGLGDIILQPGDVLLLTPGDGFRTSTKLSSEFAAISGLDLNVRLDSRRSQFVLLGFVATIALSVTGVLPLAKGLVLLLLSYFAIGAVTLTELKRRFPLELVVIVGSALGLANLMMSTGLADSLAQGLLSVINGYGAFGAFVGVYLMTLLLTELVTNNAAAALAFPIAYAIALNYGVDVRPFIMAVVFGASASFISPYGYQTNLMVFNAGNYHFSDFVRLGLPLSVLYSLIVIFMVPIIFPF
- the cysC gene encoding adenylyl-sulfate kinase, whose translation is MTNIVWHQHLVDQAARAEQKGQNPVLLWFTGLSGAGKSTLAGALERALFEAGFHTYLLDGDNVRHGLCKDLGFTVEDRDENLRRVGEVAKLMVDAGLVVLSAFISPTREERDSIRARFPAGQFIEVHVSTPLSVCEQRDPKGLYVKARSGEISNFTGISSPYEAPLAAELTIDTSKGDLASQVRALIDYLTAISVINADKVKVS
- a CDS encoding S41 family peptidase codes for the protein MSFSYRSIVTLLTAIILASLIKLAFFALPDETLSPELSAQDIRQDLFALLDQIEQHSAFYALNPPKNTEQLTHMATLIAEQYQDLTPNGRFAAEVTKLLNTMKDPGSQVSNFDDNGGNLPLTLRPINEQWLALDAKNSPINPDFPFITHIDGLPLSKWVTASQAYLPEPAKESQEMQLPWLKKLNLLREDLGLSLKPYVLITLINDELQTQQVTLALPQKSPRNHAAVTTNTEASEPTASELLTQLSQLKSAILPKTAYPLETINNTTVRLRIDDLYAFERDKTQQQALIEGMKQPLLVVDLREAHGFSPKLLSMLSRYQDASSDSRPLRQIMGFAHYRRSPEFRNDYLQPLNFKPLAALDFSLPKLKMLTRHLPDIDENKFSPWYVRTKPDVAPEGSNRLALLVSPRCRQECEWIAYRTKAWSRVNLIGEKTSGDFARQYHFTLPNSGLEISFSSSLTYDAKGQLLSGNGTEPDILLPQNSDIEWQGLVSLVKSAPPKSVSSFRSQPRFAQNRSP
- the cysD gene encoding sulfate adenylyltransferase subunit CysD, translating into MAGRELSHLQQLEAESIQIIREVAAEFDNPVMLYSIGKDSSVMLHLARKAFYPGKIPFPLLHVDTGWKFKEMIAFRDAQAKKFGFELLTHINPEGLAQGINPFDHGSAKHTDIMKTQGLKQALNQYGFDAAFGGARRDEEKSRAKERVYSFRDRHHRWDPKNQRPELWRTYNGAVNKGESIRVFPLSNWTELDIWQYIYQENIELVPLYFAAKRPVVERGGQLILADDERMQLAEGEQIKEEVVRFRTLGCYPLTAAMHSEADSLEKIIEEMLLTRSSERQGRLIDSDQSASMEQKKRQGYF
- a CDS encoding TIGR03899 family protein; the protein is MKDSDILMLAEEGESTSEVSARKKALLLGRQLGLASEQDYRPANASIAERAQHRARKLSSQYQANVETIFALALSYTPSDVTGVDLDPDWSHQFFLMAEQIHNRKMQDLWARILSSEIVNPGNFSLRTLALLKQLTHREAQILEKALGMAAKVNNEQRLKLISGYRLSGGIGQYFRKTTSVNLGLSQFGLPYSSILTLVDAGILHSSEFETGLLTSKTPIQFTMPGIQMKLTPKNGNLLFSYYRLTPIGDELAQLVQPKADQEYLKALQILFAKDFKIE
- a CDS encoding phospholipase A, which gives rise to MFPFYRAIALVGLFTCAGLHAEESLVKDRVKDELATAELPFVITPHKVNYILPVTYSPDPNMEPFTEDAAENDYTLDNVEAKFQISFKFPIWYNVFGDNGHLFFAYTNQSYWQVYNKDISSPFRETNHEPEVFMLFNNDWKIGSVTNSFWGFGAVHQSNGKSGDLSRSWNRLYATMIFDAGPLAFSTRVWWRIPEDEKTDPTQPQGDDNPDIEEYIGRAEFVGVYGIDEHRFTLTLKSNLKDIDRGSAELTWSYPIAGNLRFYTQYFNGYGESLIDYNYHNQRIGIGVSLNDIL